Proteins encoded within one genomic window of Candidatus Zixiibacteriota bacterium:
- a CDS encoding T9SS type A sorting domain-containing protein: protein MNIRIRRSVAIFVGLGIGFLGSSLSTLALRGGPPSRAPESPPPASSVAVMVTVVPKLPVPGEFELQQNYPNPVGGGTVIRYGLPADCHVELTIYNTLGQKVRSLVNEYQTAGLRIVEWNGEDDRANRIASGVYFYVIRAGGHTAVKKLVVVR, encoded by the coding sequence ATGAATATCCGCATCAGGCGCAGCGTGGCGATCTTCGTCGGGCTGGGGATCGGTTTTCTCGGCAGCTCGCTGTCGACATTGGCATTGCGGGGCGGCCCGCCCTCACGCGCCCCGGAATCGCCCCCGCCGGCATCGTCGGTGGCGGTCATGGTCACCGTCGTTCCGAAGTTGCCCGTTCCCGGAGAATTCGAACTCCAGCAGAACTATCCGAATCCGGTGGGCGGTGGCACGGTCATCCGCTATGGACTGCCCGCCGACTGCCACGTGGAGCTGACGATCTACAACACCTTGGGGCAGAAGGTCCGGTCGCTGGTGAATGAGTATCAGACGGCCGGTCTGCGGATTGTCGAGTGGAATGGTGAAGATGACCGCGCAAACCGGATCGCCAGCGGCGTCTACTTCTACGTTATCCGGGCCGGGGGACATACCGCGGTCAAAAAGCTGGTCGTGGTCCGATAG
- a CDS encoding DEAD/DEAH box helicase, giving the protein MRAAGIGGPEVNVNPMIKPPPGGARESHGPDECPFSSFALHADLLRGVAEMGFTHPTPIQRDAIPPALAGHDILACAMTGSGKTAAFVLPILHQLLGKRRHTTRALILTPTRELAAQIADHLELLATHTPLSGAPVFGGVGMGPQEHAFRRGVDVIVATPGRLLDHFQYPYARLKGLEILVLDEADRMLDMGFLPDIRRVLEHLPPRRQTLLFSATLPPPIVALAKEMLNRPVAINIDRQSAPAVGITQAVYPVRKELKPVLLLELLRRGSIRSALVFTRTKHRANRVAEFLKRRGVACERIHGNRSQGQRTEALNGFKRGLFPVLVATDIAARGIDVEALSHVVNFDVPSVPDAYIHRVGRTARASALGDAFTFVSGEEEADLRAIEKALGTRLPHLTLDGFDYSAKPSEKLEVPIAERIAAIKTRRAEERDRTRHKAVRRSSAQTLPHAPTKTKAVPRTRPAPPVPKPEPPGGGYGRRSRPTTKTTPPRPRRRR; this is encoded by the coding sequence ATGCGTGCCGCCGGCATCGGCGGCCCAGAGGTGAATGTGAACCCCATGATCAAACCCCCGCCCGGCGGAGCGCGTGAATCGCATGGTCCCGACGAATGCCCGTTCTCGTCGTTTGCCCTGCACGCCGATCTATTGCGCGGCGTGGCGGAAATGGGCTTCACGCATCCGACGCCGATTCAGCGGGATGCCATCCCGCCGGCGTTGGCGGGGCACGACATTCTGGCCTGCGCCATGACCGGCTCCGGCAAGACGGCCGCCTTTGTGCTGCCCATTCTCCACCAACTCCTGGGGAAACGGCGCCACACCACCCGCGCGCTGATCCTGACGCCGACGCGGGAGTTGGCGGCGCAGATCGCCGACCATCTGGAATTGCTGGCCACCCACACGCCTCTGTCGGGCGCGCCGGTGTTCGGCGGCGTCGGCATGGGACCACAGGAGCACGCGTTTCGCCGCGGGGTCGACGTGATCGTGGCGACACCGGGACGGCTGCTGGACCATTTCCAGTATCCCTACGCGCGGCTGAAGGGGCTGGAGATCCTCGTTCTGGATGAAGCCGACCGGATGCTCGACATGGGCTTTCTCCCCGACATCCGCCGGGTGCTGGAGCATCTGCCGCCGCGCCGGCAGACGCTGCTCTTTTCGGCGACCCTGCCGCCGCCGATCGTCGCGCTTGCGAAGGAAATGCTGAATCGTCCCGTGGCGATCAACATCGATCGCCAGTCCGCCCCTGCCGTGGGCATCACCCAGGCGGTCTATCCCGTGCGCAAGGAGCTCAAGCCGGTGCTCCTGCTGGAACTGTTGCGCCGCGGTTCGATCCGAAGCGCGCTGGTCTTCACGCGCACCAAGCACCGCGCCAATCGTGTGGCGGAATTCCTCAAGCGGCGCGGCGTCGCCTGTGAACGCATCCACGGCAACCGCAGCCAGGGCCAGCGCACCGAGGCGCTCAACGGATTCAAGCGCGGGCTCTTCCCGGTCCTGGTGGCCACCGACATCGCCGCGCGCGGGATTGACGTCGAGGCATTATCCCACGTCGTGAATTTCGATGTTCCCAGTGTGCCGGATGCCTACATCCACCGGGTGGGACGGACGGCCCGCGCTTCGGCGCTCGGCGATGCCTTCACGTTTGTTTCCGGGGAGGAAGAGGCGGATTTGCGCGCCATCGAGAAGGCGTTGGGAACCCGTCTGCCGCACCTGACACTCGACGGCTTCGACTATTCGGCGAAGCCGTCCGAGAAACTCGAAGTGCCTATCGCCGAACGGATCGCGGCCATCAAGACGCGCCGCGCCGAAGAGCGTGACCGCACCCGGCACAAGGCCGTACGGCGCTCATCCGCGCAGACGCTCCCGCACGCACCAACCAAGACCAAAGCGGTACCGAGAACCAGACCTGCGCCGCCGGTGCCCAAGCCGGAACCGCCCGGAGGCGGCTATGGCCGCCGTTCCCGCCCGACCACGAAGACGACTCCGCCGAGACCCCGACGCCGACGGTGA
- a CDS encoding oligopeptide:H+ symporter — MTTEDNRHPRGFWFIFWGELAERACFYGMRTLLLLYMVQKLGYSDANSATVASLFTASCYILPLVGGYIADRWLGKFKTIIYFAIPYLIGQIILGTWSTEVGLYVALFLLAGGSGSIKPNISTLMGLMYQEQGKSHLLSQAFSWFYMAINIGAASTTLTLPFIRDHYGYRTAFMAPTVLMAVALAVFYLGKKHYPKEVIRRGARAEKTPQQRHEERTTLVRLSGLFVLVIFFWSVFDQSYSTWTLFARDYMVLDTAFGRIAPDAIQGINPILIIALTPLFAWLWSRTDRSETVRLSSPKKMLIGFFLVILCMGTMATAGFISATTKVSILWEVGAYILMTMAELCISVIGLQLAFEEAPNHMKSLITGVWLFTIFAGDVLAGFFSRLYTQTTPGMYFSGLTIMIVIVTVLFAYVGRRFEHKKTASA, encoded by the coding sequence ATGACAACCGAGGACAATCGCCATCCCCGCGGGTTCTGGTTCATCTTCTGGGGCGAGCTGGCGGAGCGTGCCTGCTTCTATGGCATGAGGACTCTGCTTCTGCTCTATATGGTCCAGAAGCTGGGCTATAGCGACGCCAACAGCGCCACCGTCGCCTCCCTGTTCACCGCCTCCTGTTACATCCTGCCGCTCGTCGGCGGGTACATCGCCGATCGCTGGCTGGGAAAGTTCAAGACAATCATCTACTTTGCGATCCCCTACCTGATCGGACAGATCATCCTCGGCACCTGGTCGACCGAAGTCGGGCTCTATGTCGCTCTGTTCCTTCTCGCCGGTGGCTCCGGATCGATCAAGCCGAACATCAGCACGCTGATGGGCCTGATGTATCAAGAGCAGGGCAAGAGCCACCTCCTCTCGCAGGCCTTCTCCTGGTTCTACATGGCAATCAACATCGGCGCCGCCTCCACGACCCTGACGTTGCCCTTCATCCGCGATCACTACGGGTACCGCACCGCGTTCATGGCGCCGACGGTGCTCATGGCGGTGGCATTGGCAGTCTTCTACCTCGGCAAGAAACACTACCCGAAAGAAGTGATCCGTCGCGGCGCCCGTGCCGAGAAGACGCCCCAGCAGCGTCATGAGGAGCGCACGACTCTCGTGCGCCTCTCCGGCTTGTTCGTGCTCGTGATCTTCTTCTGGTCGGTGTTCGATCAGTCGTACTCGACCTGGACCTTGTTCGCGCGCGACTACATGGTGCTCGACACGGCCTTCGGCCGCATCGCGCCCGATGCCATCCAGGGGATCAACCCAATCCTGATCATCGCCCTCACCCCGCTGTTCGCCTGGCTCTGGTCCCGGACCGACCGGAGTGAGACGGTCCGGCTGTCGTCGCCGAAGAAGATGCTCATCGGCTTCTTCCTGGTGATCCTCTGCATGGGGACGATGGCGACCGCCGGCTTCATCTCCGCCACGACCAAGGTGTCGATCCTGTGGGAGGTCGGCGCCTACATTCTGATGACGATGGCGGAATTGTGCATCTCCGTGATCGGTCTCCAGTTGGCCTTCGAGGAGGCCCCCAATCACATGAAGTCGTTGATCACCGGTGTCTGGCTGTTCACGATCTTCGCAGGCGATGTCCTGGCCGGCTTCTTCTCCCGCCTGTACACGCAGACGACACCGGGCATGTACTTCAGCGGGCTGACCATCATGATCGTGATCGTGACCGTGCTCTTTGCCTATGTCGGGCGGCGCTTCGAGCACAAGAAGACGGCGTCGGCCTGA
- a CDS encoding aspartate:alanine exchanger family transporter: MSPLLDLLAANNLLLLFTVIGLGYLIGNIRIHGFKLGVAALLFVGIAFSAVDPRLVLPEHIYVIGLVLFVYAIGLQAGPGFFASFQKRGLGVSTMAVLILLGGAVVAGLTGRLLGLSAAATAGLFCGSLTNTPALAAAVEAIKNMSPALPPDQLDLLLNSPVVTYGLAYPLGVLAAILWMFIFARVFKIDFARETAERAHEAEADAVTSRTYRITNPAVIGRTADQFLAALENPNFVLSRIKKGDTVQVVEPDTILGACDSLVVVGPARALKTVHLFLGEESTERVAERRDDTAYRWYFVSTPAVVGTAVGELRRRRAYVGTITRLRRGDAEFVPLPATTLEMGDRILVVSPRQEVDRITAFFGDSLRSLSETDYLSLSLGIVLGVFVGMAPIPLPNGTTFRLGFAGGPLIVGLILGRLERTGPIQWGLPFNANLVLRQIGLVFFLAAIGTKAGRGLGATIQTGAFGMVIAAVLIASFVAVGTLLFAHRRLKLPMSAAMGILSGVQTQPACLAYANQQAQNDLPNLWYAAVQPASMIAKIILAQIIVTTLLL, translated from the coding sequence ATGTCCCCTCTCCTCGACCTGCTGGCAGCAAACAACCTCCTGCTCTTGTTCACGGTCATTGGGTTGGGATATCTGATCGGCAACATCCGTATTCACGGCTTCAAGCTGGGCGTGGCGGCATTGCTGTTCGTCGGCATCGCTTTCTCCGCCGTCGATCCGCGATTGGTCCTGCCGGAGCACATCTACGTCATCGGTCTGGTGTTGTTTGTCTATGCCATCGGCCTGCAGGCCGGGCCGGGGTTCTTCGCCTCGTTCCAGAAACGCGGGCTCGGCGTCAGCACGATGGCTGTCCTGATCCTACTGGGCGGCGCCGTCGTGGCCGGATTGACCGGCCGCCTCTTGGGATTGTCGGCGGCCGCGACCGCCGGTCTGTTCTGCGGCTCGCTCACCAACACACCGGCGTTGGCCGCCGCGGTGGAGGCGATCAAGAACATGTCCCCGGCGCTGCCGCCGGACCAACTCGATTTGCTGCTGAACAGCCCGGTGGTGACCTATGGCTTGGCCTATCCGCTCGGCGTGTTGGCCGCCATTCTCTGGATGTTCATCTTCGCACGGGTGTTCAAGATCGATTTCGCCCGCGAGACCGCCGAACGCGCCCATGAAGCCGAGGCCGATGCGGTCACCAGCCGCACGTACCGCATCACCAATCCCGCCGTGATCGGACGCACCGCCGATCAATTCCTGGCCGCGCTGGAGAATCCCAATTTCGTCCTCAGCCGGATCAAGAAGGGTGACACCGTCCAAGTCGTCGAGCCGGATACTATTCTGGGGGCGTGTGATTCACTTGTGGTGGTCGGTCCGGCCCGGGCGCTCAAGACCGTCCACCTCTTTCTCGGCGAAGAATCGACGGAGCGTGTCGCCGAACGGCGGGACGACACGGCCTACCGCTGGTACTTCGTCTCCACTCCGGCGGTCGTCGGCACCGCTGTGGGGGAACTGCGACGGCGCCGCGCCTATGTCGGCACGATCACCCGTCTCCGCCGCGGCGACGCCGAATTCGTTCCCTTGCCGGCCACAACACTTGAGATGGGCGACCGCATTCTGGTGGTCTCGCCCCGCCAGGAGGTCGACCGCATCACCGCCTTCTTCGGCGATTCGCTCCGATCCTTGTCCGAGACCGATTATCTATCGTTGTCTTTGGGCATCGTTTTGGGCGTTTTTGTCGGTATGGCGCCGATCCCGCTGCCGAACGGCACCACCTTCCGGCTCGGCTTTGCCGGCGGTCCACTGATCGTCGGCTTGATTCTTGGGCGCCTGGAGCGCACCGGCCCGATCCAATGGGGACTGCCGTTCAATGCCAATCTCGTCTTGCGCCAGATCGGTCTGGTCTTCTTTCTGGCGGCCATCGGCACCAAGGCGGGACGGGGGCTCGGGGCCACGATCCAGACCGGCGCGTTCGGCATGGTGATCGCCGCCGTCCTCATCGCCTCGTTTGTCGCGGTCGGGACCCTGTTGTTCGCCCATCGGCGCCTGAAACTGCCGATGTCCGCGGCGATGGGAATCCTCTCCGGCGTTCAGACCCAGCCGGCCTGTTTGGCCTACGCCAATCAGCAGGCGCAGAACGACCTGCCGAATCTCTGGTATGCCGCCGTGCAACCGGCCTCGATGATCGCCAAGATCATCCTCGCCCAGATCATTGTCACGACACTGTTGTTATAA
- a CDS encoding M2 family metallopeptidase, whose translation MRRVALAVGVGVVVVVVSAIHAMGTGVTQDDFKTFLAEYEAKAIPLSRASSLAYFIASTSGADSAYERYNALELEYRRLHSDTAAFARIKAFRDGGQVTDSLLRRQLELLYLGYMGNQIAGTLLEQITALETSIEQKFNTYRADVGGRKLSDNTVDSILRASTDSRELEAVWTASKAIGGVVEADLRQLARLRNQAARSVGFADFYEMQLKLTEIEPEELERLFVELDSLTRGAFIELKAQIDSVLSVRLGIPRDQLRPWHYQNRFFQEALSVYDVNLDGFFTGKDPVAIAKAYFAGIGMPVDTILAHSDLYEKPGKYQHAYSTDIDREGDARIVCNIRPDYNWMNTLQHELGHATYSYYNDPSLPWLLRDAAHSLTTEAVALFFGSLAGNPQWLIDETGAQKADVDRVAKACAQSMRAEKLIFSRWSQVMLHFERGLYGNPEQDLNTLWWDLVEKYQLLTRPAGRNQPDWASKIHIATSPVYYHSYLMGELLAAQFAETLRQNVLGRNDPHSASFANDPRIGRFFMDTVYRPGARHPWNEMIARATGSKLSSAAFARQFVSAR comes from the coding sequence ATGCGTCGAGTGGCTTTGGCAGTAGGAGTTGGCGTTGTTGTGGTGGTCGTATCGGCGATCCACGCCATGGGAACGGGAGTGACACAGGACGATTTCAAGACGTTTCTGGCCGAATACGAGGCGAAGGCCATCCCGCTGAGTCGCGCCAGCAGTCTGGCATACTTCATTGCGTCGACTTCGGGCGCCGACAGCGCCTACGAGAGATACAATGCACTGGAGCTCGAATACCGTCGCCTGCATTCCGATACGGCCGCCTTCGCGCGGATCAAGGCGTTCCGCGACGGGGGACAGGTCACCGATTCCCTGCTGCGTCGCCAGTTGGAACTCCTGTACCTCGGGTACATGGGCAACCAGATCGCTGGGACGTTGTTGGAGCAAATCACGGCGCTGGAGACCAGCATCGAGCAGAAGTTCAACACCTATCGCGCCGACGTGGGCGGGCGGAAGCTCTCGGACAACACGGTGGACAGCATCCTGCGCGCGTCGACCGATTCCCGTGAGCTGGAAGCGGTCTGGACGGCGAGCAAGGCGATCGGTGGGGTGGTGGAGGCGGATCTGCGTCAGTTGGCCCGGCTGCGCAACCAAGCCGCCCGTTCGGTCGGCTTCGCCGATTTCTACGAGATGCAACTGAAGCTCACCGAGATCGAGCCGGAGGAGCTGGAGCGGCTGTTCGTTGAGTTGGACAGCCTGACGCGCGGCGCCTTCATCGAGTTGAAGGCCCAGATCGACTCGGTGCTCTCGGTTCGTCTGGGCATCCCCCGCGACCAACTGCGACCCTGGCATTATCAGAACCGGTTCTTCCAGGAGGCATTGTCAGTCTACGATGTGAATCTGGATGGGTTCTTCACCGGAAAGGACCCGGTGGCGATCGCCAAGGCGTACTTCGCTGGAATCGGCATGCCGGTGGACACGATCCTCGCCCACAGCGATCTCTATGAGAAGCCGGGGAAATACCAGCACGCCTACAGCACCGACATCGATCGCGAAGGGGACGCGCGCATCGTCTGCAACATTCGTCCCGATTACAACTGGATGAACACGCTCCAGCACGAGCTGGGTCATGCGACCTACTCGTATTACAATGATCCGTCGCTCCCCTGGCTTCTGCGGGACGCCGCGCATTCGCTGACCACCGAGGCGGTGGCGCTCTTTTTCGGCTCACTGGCGGGGAATCCCCAATGGTTGATCGATGAGACCGGCGCGCAGAAGGCGGATGTCGACCGGGTGGCCAAGGCGTGTGCCCAGTCGATGCGCGCCGAGAAGCTGATCTTCAGCCGCTGGTCGCAGGTCATGCTGCATTTCGAGCGCGGGTTGTACGGGAATCCGGAGCAGGACCTCAACACGCTGTGGTGGGACTTGGTCGAGAAGTATCAACTGCTGACCCGTCCGGCGGGACGGAATCAACCGGACTGGGCATCGAAGATTCACATCGCCACATCGCCGGTCTACTATCACAGCTACCTGATGGGAGAACTGCTGGCGGCGCAGTTCGCCGAGACGTTGCGTCAAAACGTGCTGGGTCGCAACGATCCGCACAGTGCGAGCTTCGCGAATGACCCGCGGATCGGCCGGTTCTTCATGGACACAGTCTACCGTCCGGGGGCCCGCCATCCCTGGAATGAGATGATCGCGCGGGCGACCGGATCGAAGCTCTCATCGGCCGCCTTCGCCCGTCAATTCGTCAGCGCCCGGTAG
- the gdhA gene encoding NADP-specific glutamate dehydrogenase — protein MSAFNPKEFADKFMANLTATHPNQPEFHQAVREVVDSLSLCLQRHPEYLEAKILERMSEPDRVFIFRVTWQDDKGEIHVNRAYRVEFNNAIGPYKGGLRFHPSVNLSKLKFLGFEQILKNSLTTLPMGGGKGGSDFDPKGKSDYEVMRFCQAFMNELYRHIGADIDVPAGDIGVGGREIGYLFGQYKKLTHSFEGVLTGKGLNWGGSLIRPEATGYGCVYFAEEMLKTRGQSFQGKTVAISGSGNVSQYAAEKARQLGARVITLSDSNGTVYDKNGVDAEKWVFLMELKNVKRGRIKEYADKYKCEYHEGKRPWFVPCDIALPCATENEVSGEDAKMLVKNGCTCVSEGANMPTTPEGIEVFQQNRVLYGLGKAANAGGVATSGLEMSQNSMRLSWTREEVDNRLHGIMKSIHHACRTTAEEYGQPENYMLGANIAGFIKVANAIMDQGLV, from the coding sequence ATGTCCGCGTTCAATCCCAAGGAGTTTGCCGACAAGTTCATGGCGAACTTGACGGCGACTCATCCGAACCAGCCGGAGTTTCACCAGGCGGTGCGGGAAGTGGTCGATTCCCTGTCGTTGTGCCTGCAACGGCATCCCGAGTATCTCGAGGCGAAGATCCTCGAACGCATGTCGGAGCCGGATCGCGTGTTCATCTTCCGTGTCACCTGGCAGGATGACAAGGGTGAGATTCACGTCAACCGTGCCTACCGCGTGGAGTTCAACAACGCCATCGGTCCCTACAAAGGCGGATTGCGTTTTCACCCGAGCGTCAATCTCAGCAAGCTGAAATTCCTCGGGTTCGAGCAGATACTGAAGAACAGTCTGACGACGCTTCCCATGGGCGGCGGCAAGGGCGGCAGCGACTTCGATCCCAAGGGGAAGTCGGACTACGAAGTGATGCGGTTCTGCCAGGCGTTCATGAATGAGCTCTATCGCCACATCGGCGCCGACATCGACGTGCCTGCCGGGGACATCGGCGTGGGCGGTCGGGAGATCGGTTATCTGTTCGGACAGTACAAGAAGCTGACGCACTCCTTCGAGGGCGTCCTGACCGGCAAGGGGCTCAACTGGGGCGGGTCGCTGATTCGTCCCGAGGCCACCGGGTATGGCTGCGTGTACTTCGCCGAAGAGATGCTGAAGACGCGCGGGCAATCGTTCCAGGGCAAGACCGTCGCGATCTCCGGTTCGGGCAACGTGTCGCAGTATGCGGCCGAGAAGGCCCGTCAACTGGGCGCCAGGGTGATCACGTTGTCGGACTCCAATGGGACCGTCTATGACAAGAACGGCGTCGACGCCGAGAAGTGGGTGTTCCTGATGGAACTGAAGAACGTGAAGCGGGGACGCATCAAAGAGTACGCCGACAAGTACAAATGCGAATACCATGAAGGCAAGCGCCCGTGGTTTGTCCCATGCGACATCGCGTTGCCCTGCGCCACGGAGAACGAGGTCTCCGGCGAGGACGCCAAGATGCTGGTGAAGAACGGGTGCACCTGCGTCTCTGAGGGCGCGAACATGCCGACGACGCCCGAGGGCATCGAAGTCTTCCAGCAGAACAGGGTGCTGTACGGCCTCGGCAAGGCCGCCAACGCCGGCGGCGTGGCGACCTCGGGACTGGAGATGTCGCAGAACAGCATGCGCCTGTCCTGGACGCGCGAGGAAGTGGACAATCGCCTGCACGGTATCATGAAGTCGATCCATCACGCCTGTCGGACGACCGCCGAGGAGTATGGCCAGCCCGAGAACTACATGCTCGGCGCCAACATCGCGGGCTTCATCAAAGTGGCGAATGCCATCATGGATCAGGGGCTGGTCTGA